One part of the Bradyrhizobium sp. CB1650 genome encodes these proteins:
- a CDS encoding ATP-grasp domain-containing protein, translated as MVRRALILLERNVFGANTGLLYVQAARRLDLCPITLSADPTQYDNLAAEGLEVVRVDTSDFNALVSECSRLRATYDIAGIISPREAFCATAARLCRHFDLPGPDPASIDRCCDKFAQRQLLAQSGIAVPAYYLALDAADVQRSAALIGLPVIVKPAVGTGSAGVRLCRNIDEVAEHTSYLLGGKHVWRSAPRILVEEFAEGPYYSADLMGNEVFAIATAEFGPLPHFVFHGGTYPAQLTHEEHTRIEDVSLSCLRALGLGWGPATIELRWTMRGPVVIEVTPRLGGGSNPQLAQLAYGVDFLTEHIKLAIGKEWDLQKSKSLIAGSRVLNADRDGIVDWINDDSLVAAIPGLAEVKLYVKPKTRIFQRYDYRDRIGHVLASSPSFAQTESILNRALDLIGWSITQSE; from the coding sequence ATGGTAAGAAGAGCACTCATTCTGCTTGAACGCAATGTATTTGGAGCGAATACGGGTCTGCTGTATGTTCAAGCGGCTCGACGTCTCGATCTGTGTCCAATTACCTTATCGGCCGATCCAACTCAGTACGACAATCTAGCGGCGGAGGGTCTTGAGGTAGTCCGTGTCGACACAAGTGATTTTAATGCTTTGGTCTCTGAATGTTCCCGGCTGCGTGCAACTTATGATATCGCTGGCATTATATCCCCCAGGGAAGCATTCTGCGCGACGGCTGCCAGGCTCTGTCGGCATTTCGATCTACCGGGACCGGACCCGGCATCCATTGACCGCTGCTGCGACAAATTCGCTCAACGTCAGCTCCTCGCGCAGTCGGGTATCGCTGTGCCGGCTTATTATTTGGCGTTGGACGCGGCGGACGTACAACGCTCTGCCGCTTTGATCGGCCTGCCCGTGATTGTTAAGCCGGCTGTGGGTACCGGGAGCGCGGGGGTCCGATTGTGCCGCAACATTGACGAGGTAGCCGAACATACGAGCTATCTGTTGGGCGGAAAGCACGTGTGGCGGTCTGCGCCAAGGATCTTGGTCGAAGAATTTGCGGAAGGCCCCTATTATTCTGCTGACTTAATGGGAAATGAGGTCTTTGCTATCGCCACCGCCGAGTTCGGGCCCTTACCGCATTTCGTCTTTCATGGCGGTACCTACCCGGCCCAACTAACACACGAGGAGCATACGCGTATCGAAGATGTTTCGCTGAGTTGCTTGCGAGCTCTCGGTCTTGGCTGGGGGCCTGCGACTATTGAACTTCGATGGACGATGCGCGGCCCAGTGGTCATTGAAGTCACTCCGCGTCTTGGGGGCGGTAGCAATCCTCAACTCGCTCAGCTGGCTTACGGTGTCGATTTCCTGACCGAACACATCAAGCTGGCCATCGGCAAAGAATGGGACCTGCAGAAAAGTAAGTCGCTCATTGCCGGCAGCCGGGTGCTAAATGCTGATCGGGATGGCATCGTCGATTGGATCAACGACGACAGTCTGGTGGCTGCTATACCAGGTCTCGCTGAGGTCAAATTGTATGTAAAGCCAAAGACACGGATCTTCCAGAGATACGATTACCGAGACCGCATCGGACATGTCTTGGCCAGTTCGCCGAGCTTCGCCCAAACCGAGTCGATACTTAATCGCGCACTCGACCTGATCGGCTGGTCGATCACACAATCGGAGTGA
- a CDS encoding pyridoxal-phosphate dependent enzyme gives MDVPEKSFGANVVEALAFPQLVQVTQNLVAAKFDLMKFTPAKRILDNALASGQLRPGGHVIESSSGTFALALAILCSLYDLRLTLVTGPTSQIVRWRLENLGAVLHMVHASNNCEGGIQQARLEVLAELRSSMTDSFWPQQYTNPLNSFAYRPIAEQLILSHPEIDTIIGTVGSGGSLFGIASVLQQANPDLEVIAVDHNRSVIFGAQAKRISKMCRETFEQILAMGAGIPMGNVNFELCDEVHWVPVPKMVQKVQDFHRRTGMLVGPSSGAALAVAEWRAAQVPSRLVLAILPDHGVRYVETIFNPSWLSTWTKDLTRDWRTPTDIASPAEVSDGWCRFKWGRRRYRHITGNDPAPRPRGYNP, from the coding sequence ATGGATGTACCCGAAAAGTCGTTTGGCGCCAACGTTGTCGAAGCGCTTGCGTTTCCGCAACTCGTGCAGGTAACGCAGAATCTCGTCGCGGCGAAGTTCGATCTCATGAAATTTACGCCGGCGAAGCGCATCCTTGATAATGCACTGGCTAGCGGGCAGTTGCGTCCAGGCGGCCACGTCATTGAAAGCAGCTCTGGCACGTTCGCCTTGGCTCTGGCCATCCTATGCTCTTTATATGACTTGCGCCTGACGCTTGTTACCGGTCCAACGTCGCAGATTGTCCGCTGGAGACTGGAGAATTTAGGCGCAGTCCTGCATATGGTTCACGCCAGCAACAATTGCGAAGGTGGCATCCAGCAAGCACGCCTCGAGGTGCTGGCCGAATTACGGTCATCAATGACCGACAGTTTTTGGCCGCAACAGTACACAAACCCGCTGAATTCTTTTGCTTATAGACCGATTGCCGAGCAACTAATCCTGTCACACCCAGAAATCGATACAATCATTGGAACGGTCGGTAGCGGGGGATCACTCTTTGGAATTGCTTCTGTCTTGCAGCAGGCGAACCCAGACTTGGAGGTAATCGCCGTCGATCACAACCGAAGCGTGATTTTTGGTGCCCAAGCCAAGCGGATCAGTAAGATGTGCCGTGAAACGTTCGAACAAATTTTGGCTATGGGGGCAGGAATCCCCATGGGTAATGTGAATTTTGAACTCTGCGACGAGGTCCACTGGGTGCCGGTCCCGAAAATGGTTCAAAAGGTCCAGGACTTTCATCGACGAACCGGAATGCTTGTCGGGCCATCAAGCGGTGCCGCACTTGCTGTCGCAGAGTGGCGTGCAGCTCAGGTGCCCTCGCGGCTCGTTCTTGCCATTCTCCCAGACCACGGCGTGCGCTATGTGGAGACAATATTTAATCCCAGCTGGTTGAGCACCTGGACCAAGGACCTTACTCGGGATTGGCGAACGCCGACTGATATAGCTTCGCCAGCAGAAGTATCGGACGGATGGTGTCGATTCAAATGGGGGCGGCGCAGATACCGACATATCACGGGGAATGATCCTGCCCCGCGCCCCCGCGGGTACAATCCGTAA
- a CDS encoding LuxR C-terminal-related transcriptional regulator — protein sequence MSENTVNFHVKNAIRKLGTANRTHGLVKAIRLGLIEFSEPASATPMVA from the coding sequence GTGAGCGAAAATACGGTGAATTTCCATGTTAAGAACGCAATACGAAAGCTCGGGACGGCGAACCGGACTCATGGTCTCGTGAAGGCGATTCGTCTGGGGCTTATTGAATTTTCGGAGCCTGCATCGGCAACGCCGATGGTCGCCTAA
- a CDS encoding tyrosine-type recombinase/integrase, translating to MEAVLAAPDRTTWLGRRDHTLLLVAAQTGLRASELTGLDRDTVHLGPGAHARCVGKGRKERTTPLTTPARCALQAWLKEPLRKGATALFPHVHGCRLSADSVQSLLRKHVRVAHKSCHSLKAKSVSPHVLRHSAAMELLQAGVDCSVIALWLGHESVETTQTYLHAHLTLKEAALAKLKPYERGKRTRFPAERSPARLPGGALNDQTMPNGMGLPCTRSTMPP from the coding sequence ATCGAGGCCGTTCTCGCCGCGCCTGATCGAACGACGTGGCTTGGCCGCCGCGATCACACCTTGCTGCTGGTCGCGGCCCAGACGGGCTTGCGCGCCTCAGAGCTGACTGGCCTCGACCGGGATACCGTCCACCTCGGGCCTGGTGCACACGCACGATGCGTCGGTAAAGGGCGGAAGGAGCGGACCACTCCGCTGACCACACCCGCGCGGTGCGCGCTCCAGGCATGGCTCAAGGAACCGTTGCGGAAAGGAGCAACAGCGTTGTTCCCGCACGTGCACGGGTGCCGGCTCAGTGCTGATAGCGTCCAGTCCCTGTTGAGAAAGCATGTTCGTGTCGCTCACAAGAGTTGCCACTCTTTGAAGGCCAAGAGCGTGTCGCCGCACGTGCTGAGGCACAGCGCTGCGATGGAACTGCTGCAAGCCGGCGTGGACTGTTCCGTGATCGCGCTGTGGCTCGGTCATGAATCGGTCGAGACGACGCAGACGTACCTGCACGCCCATCTCACCCTCAAGGAAGCCGCCCTGGCGAAGCTCAAGCCGTACGAGCGCGGCAAGCGAACCCGCTTCCCAGCCGAACGATCGCCTGCTCGCCTTCCTGGAGGCGCTCTGAACGACCAGACTATGCCGAATGGAATGGGGCTGCCGTGCACGCGATCGACGATGCCACCATGA
- the istB gene encoding IS21-like element helper ATPase IstB, with product MSASSVIERIKTSLVGLKMPRALEILDVTLRGIERGEIGAVEAIGTLLTEELTMRENRRVKMAVQMAKLSAVKTLAGFDFAFQPSLDKNRVLALAGLQFINRAEAVHLIGPPGTGKTHLSLALGVEAVKAGRSVYLSSLADIVASLAKAERDGALRERIRYYCRFALLIVDEIGYLPVTPGGGNLFFQLVNARYEKGAMILTSNRGFAEWGEIFGDSVVATALLDRLLHHAVLIQIEGSSYRLREHADLLPEAIRHKTQPTANPIPPTLKRRGRPPKNGGADHVDG from the coding sequence ATGAGTGCTTCCTCCGTCATCGAGCGGATCAAGACCAGTCTCGTCGGCCTGAAGATGCCGCGCGCGCTGGAAATCCTTGATGTAACCCTGCGCGGCATCGAACGCGGCGAAATCGGCGCCGTCGAAGCCATCGGCACCTTGCTCACCGAAGAACTCACGATGCGCGAAAACCGCCGCGTTAAAATGGCGGTCCAGATGGCCAAATTGTCGGCGGTCAAGACGCTCGCCGGCTTCGACTTCGCCTTCCAGCCTTCGCTCGACAAGAACCGCGTCCTCGCGCTCGCCGGATTGCAGTTCATTAATCGCGCCGAAGCCGTCCACCTTATCGGGCCACCAGGAACCGGCAAGACCCATCTGAGCTTGGCCCTTGGCGTTGAGGCCGTCAAAGCAGGGCGCAGCGTCTACCTCAGCTCCCTTGCCGATATCGTCGCCTCGCTCGCCAAGGCCGAACGCGACGGCGCTCTGCGCGAGCGGATCCGCTATTACTGCCGCTTCGCGCTGCTTATCGTTGACGAGATCGGCTATCTCCCGGTCACTCCCGGCGGCGGAAACTTGTTCTTCCAGCTTGTCAACGCCCGATATGAAAAAGGCGCTATGATTCTAACCTCGAACCGCGGCTTCGCCGAGTGGGGAGAGATCTTCGGCGATTCCGTCGTCGCGACAGCGCTCCTCGATCGCCTCCTGCACCACGCCGTCCTCATCCAAATCGAGGGCTCGAGCTATCGCCTACGTGAACACGCCGATCTCCTCCCGGAGGCAATCCGCCACAAGACGCAGCCAACCGCAAACCCCATTCCGCCGACCCTGAAACGCCGGGGCCGACCACCGAAAAACGGAGGCGCCGATCACGTCGACGGCTGA
- a CDS encoding tyrosine-type recombinase/integrase, translating to MTNLRAALDKYLSMRKGFGYKYEHQTRRLADLVAFMEKRKARIITTKLAMAWATLPPDRHASWALRLSDVRGFARRVANFDPRTEVPAVGMLPGWKRAKPYVHSDAEIDALLTAALDLPPAGGLRRWTYHTLFGLIAVTGMRISEAMGLERDDLDLDAGVLTVRLTKFGKSRLVPLHPTTRTALCDYAHRRDAMLGSRCGSTFFVAEQGGRLLHQYVHRVFWRLSREIGLRRPGDRTGPRVHDFRHRFAIRTLLDWYREGKDVEQQLPVISTYLGHACVRDTYWYLSACPELMEEAARRLDRRWEVTP from the coding sequence ATGACCAATCTGCGCGCCGCACTCGATAAGTACCTGAGCATGCGCAAGGGGTTTGGATACAAGTACGAGCACCAGACCCGTCGGCTCGCCGACTTAGTCGCCTTCATGGAGAAGCGCAAAGCCAGGATCATCACGACGAAGCTGGCAATGGCATGGGCAACGCTGCCGCCCGATCGTCATGCATCCTGGGCGCTGCGATTGAGCGACGTGCGCGGGTTCGCGCGCCGTGTCGCCAACTTCGATCCGAGAACGGAGGTGCCGGCCGTCGGCATGCTACCCGGATGGAAGCGCGCCAAGCCCTATGTCCACAGCGACGCGGAGATCGATGCGTTGCTGACGGCAGCGCTGGATCTGCCGCCAGCGGGCGGGCTGCGCCGATGGACCTACCATACCCTGTTCGGGCTGATCGCGGTGACGGGCATGCGTATATCCGAGGCGATGGGCCTGGAGCGTGATGACCTCGACCTCGACGCCGGCGTGCTGACGGTCCGGCTGACCAAGTTCGGCAAGTCGCGGCTCGTGCCATTGCATCCGACGACGAGAACCGCGTTGTGCGACTACGCCCACCGGCGCGACGCGATGCTCGGATCACGCTGCGGCTCGACCTTCTTCGTTGCCGAACAAGGAGGCCGTTTGCTGCACCAGTACGTTCATCGCGTCTTCTGGCGATTGTCCCGAGAGATCGGGCTGCGGCGCCCAGGTGATCGTACCGGGCCACGCGTGCACGACTTCCGTCATCGCTTCGCCATCCGGACGCTGCTCGACTGGTATCGCGAAGGCAAGGACGTCGAGCAGCAACTCCCAGTGATCTCCACTTACCTCGGCCACGCCTGCGTGCGTGATACCTACTGGTATCTCTCGGCCTGCCCCGAGTTGATGGAAGAAGCGGCGCGGCGTCTCGATCGGCGGTGGGAGGTGACGCCATGA
- a CDS encoding tyrosine-type recombinase/integrase, whose protein sequence is MPIPPDVGAAIVAYLRSGRPKSSCRRLFVRTLAPHVGFASGCAITMIAKAALDRAGIEDCAHRGAHIFRHSLATELLRSGATLSEIGQLLRRENHDTTRIYAKVDIDALRTLSLPWPGGVQ, encoded by the coding sequence ATGCCGATACCGCCAGACGTTGGCGCAGCCATCGTTGCATATCTGCGCAGTGGCCGCCCAAAGTCGTCGTGCCGACGGCTGTTCGTCCGCACACTCGCGCCACACGTCGGCTTTGCTTCCGGATGTGCGATCACAATGATCGCCAAGGCCGCTCTCGATCGCGCTGGAATCGAAGATTGCGCACACCGCGGCGCCCATATCTTCCGACACAGTCTCGCTACCGAGCTTCTCCGATCTGGCGCGACCTTGTCAGAGATCGGACAGTTGCTGCGGCGCGAAAACCACGACACCACCCGGATTTACGCGAAGGTCGACATCGACGCGCTGAGAACATTGAGCCTGCCCTGGCCGGGAGGCGTGCAATGA
- a CDS encoding IS110 family transposase, with product MLKRTTGDRPELKLVNVGAAAIDIGSKMHMAAVDPACTDVPVRSFGTFTQDLHELADWFRACGVTSVAMESTGVYWIPVYEILEQRGFEVILVNARYAKNVPGRKTDVSDAAWLRQLHSYGLLRGSFRPDAEITTLRAYLRQRERLVEYAAAHIQHMQKALMEMNLQLHHVVSDITGATGMRIIRAIVAGERNPDVLATYRDVRCRSSIATIRAALVGNDRHEHVFALSQSLELYDVYQAKMLDCDRKLEVLIAALNNKGAKPVGKLSKPRIKTKQVNAPTFDVRTALYGVLGVDLTEIHGLGPSLALKLIGECGTDLRAWPSAKHFTSWLCLAPGNKLSGGKVLSSRTRRSSSRAAALLRLAATTVGRSDTALGAFYRRLASRAGKSKAVTATARKIAVLFYNTLRHGMSYKDPGAAHYEQQYRNRVLANLQRRAKSLGFVLQGIREDANPAVS from the coding sequence ATGCTCAAGAGGACGACCGGCGACCGACCGGAACTGAAGCTGGTCAACGTCGGGGCCGCCGCCATCGACATTGGATCAAAGATGCACATGGCCGCGGTGGACCCAGCTTGCACCGACGTGCCGGTGCGCTCTTTCGGTACATTCACGCAAGACCTGCATGAGCTGGCGGACTGGTTCAGAGCCTGCGGCGTGACGAGTGTCGCGATGGAATCCACTGGGGTCTATTGGATCCCGGTTTACGAGATCCTGGAGCAGCGCGGGTTTGAGGTGATCCTGGTCAATGCGCGGTACGCCAAGAACGTGCCCGGGCGCAAGACCGATGTCAGCGATGCCGCGTGGCTGCGCCAGCTTCATTCCTATGGCCTGTTACGCGGCAGCTTCCGACCTGATGCTGAGATTACAACCCTGCGCGCGTATCTGCGCCAACGGGAGCGGCTTGTGGAATATGCCGCCGCCCATATCCAGCATATGCAGAAGGCCCTGATGGAGATGAATCTGCAGCTCCATCATGTGGTCTCTGATATCACCGGCGCGACCGGCATGCGGATTATCCGAGCCATTGTTGCAGGCGAGCGGAATCCTGACGTCTTGGCAACCTATCGGGACGTGCGATGCCGTTCATCCATCGCGACGATCCGTGCGGCACTGGTGGGCAACGACCGGCACGAACATGTCTTCGCGCTGAGCCAGTCGCTGGAACTCTACGACGTCTACCAGGCCAAGATGCTGGACTGCGACCGCAAGCTCGAGGTCCTGATCGCGGCACTGAACAATAAAGGCGCAAAGCCGGTCGGAAAGCTATCCAAGCCACGCATCAAGACCAAACAGGTCAACGCGCCTACCTTCGACGTCAGGACCGCGCTGTACGGCGTGCTCGGGGTCGATCTGACTGAGATCCACGGGTTGGGTCCATCACTGGCGTTGAAGCTTATCGGGGAGTGTGGCACCGATCTGAGGGCTTGGCCGAGCGCCAAGCACTTCACCTCCTGGCTGTGCCTTGCGCCAGGCAACAAACTCTCTGGTGGCAAGGTGCTTTCTTCACGTACCCGGAGGTCTTCGAGTCGGGCAGCCGCACTGTTGCGGTTGGCAGCCACGACCGTTGGCAGAAGCGATACAGCGCTCGGCGCATTCTATCGTCGGCTAGCCTCCCGAGCGGGCAAGTCGAAAGCCGTGACGGCGACCGCCCGCAAGATTGCGGTTTTGTTCTACAACACACTCCGGCATGGCATGAGCTACAAAGATCCGGGTGCCGCCCATTATGAGCAACAATATCGCAACCGCGTCCTGGCCAACCTACAACGCAGAGCCAAATCGCTGGGCTTCGTCTTACAGGGCATTCGGGAGGACGCCAATCCGGCTGTTTCTTAG
- a CDS encoding IS3 family transposase translates to MRFRFIEDHRDTYPVRLMCTVLEVSAAGYYAWRERPASTRTTTNTALLASIRQVHQDSGGRYGSPRIHAAMQAQGRGVSRGRIERLMHRHGIRAIMAPPRRVRTTDSRHGLPIAPNLIERRFAAAAPNRIWLADITYIPTAEGWLYLAAVMDLFSRKIVGWAMRDHMQVELVSSALTMAIRQQRPESGLIHHSDRGVQGGFKRSSQHQLFSLMTVIRQALLPAFSSPVSFSVGR, encoded by the coding sequence ATGAGGTTCCGCTTCATCGAGGACCATCGTGATACCTATCCGGTGCGGCTGATGTGCACTGTGCTCGAGGTCTCGGCGGCCGGCTATTACGCCTGGCGGGAGCGGCCGGCGAGCACGCGCACGACCACCAATACTGCGCTCCTGGCTTCGATCCGACAGGTTCATCAGGACAGCGGCGGACGCTATGGCAGCCCGAGAATCCATGCCGCGATGCAGGCGCAGGGACGTGGCGTTAGTCGCGGCCGGATCGAACGCTTGATGCATCGGCACGGCATCCGTGCCATCATGGCACCACCGCGCCGTGTTCGGACCACCGACAGCCGCCATGGCCTGCCGATCGCGCCAAATCTCATCGAACGTCGCTTTGCAGCGGCGGCTCCGAACCGGATCTGGCTTGCCGATATCACCTACATTCCGACGGCAGAGGGCTGGCTCTACCTGGCGGCCGTCATGGACCTCTTCAGCCGCAAAATCGTCGGCTGGGCGATGCGCGATCACATGCAGGTCGAGCTCGTCTCATCCGCCCTGACCATGGCGATCCGCCAGCAGCGGCCGGAGTCCGGATTGATCCATCACTCCGATCGCGGCGTGCAGGGCGGATTCAAACGGTCGTCGCAACACCAATTGTTTTCACTCATGACAGTAATTCGTCAAGCGCTTCTGCCGGCGTTTTCCAGCCCGGTGTCTTTCTCGGTCGGGCGTTGA
- a CDS encoding IS30 family transposase translates to MKVVSRRSARSGRAPLPSPGRPSAAGRDEQNRFWKAIATGQSSEDAAFEAGLSQPVGSRLFRKAGGMPPAMFRSSAKPLSGRYLSLAEREEIALLKVQGHSIREIGRRLGRAASTVSRELRRNAATRGGGLDYRATTAQWHADRSARRPKPTKLAPNAALRTYVEERLAGSVVAPSGACIAGPTVRWNGRRHGRRKDRRWAKAWSPEQIARRLPIDFPDDKTMRISHEAIYQALFVQGRGVLRRELTACLRTGRVLRVPRGRVRRRGKGFVSPEIMISERPAEAADRAVPGHWEGDLILGLGSSAIGTLVERTTRFTMLLHLPRLAGHGEAPRAKNGPALAGHGAEAVRDAITRTIITLPEELRRTLTWDQGAEMAQHDRLKIDVGIQVYFCDPQSPWQRGTNENTNGLLRQYFPKGTDLSIHSADEISAVAAALNARPRKTPGWKTPAEALDELLS, encoded by the coding sequence ATGAAAGTTGTAAGTCGACGTTCGGCGCGGTCAGGACGAGCGCCATTGCCATCGCCCGGCCGGCCGTCTGCGGCCGGACGCGATGAACAGAATAGATTTTGGAAGGCGATTGCCACAGGGCAGAGCAGCGAAGATGCTGCGTTTGAGGCCGGATTATCGCAACCTGTCGGAAGCAGATTGTTCCGAAAGGCAGGCGGCATGCCACCAGCGATGTTCAGATCTTCGGCCAAGCCTCTCTCCGGGCGCTACCTTTCATTGGCTGAGCGCGAGGAAATCGCCCTTTTAAAGGTGCAGGGCCATTCCATACGGGAGATTGGGCGCCGCTTGGGGCGGGCCGCTTCGACGGTTTCCCGTGAATTGCGGCGGAACGCGGCCACCCGCGGCGGCGGGTTAGATTATCGAGCAACAACTGCCCAATGGCATGCAGACCGATCTGCCCGCCGGCCCAAGCCGACCAAGCTTGCGCCGAACGCAGCCTTGCGCACATATGTGGAGGAGAGACTTGCCGGCAGTGTTGTGGCCCCGAGCGGAGCTTGTATTGCTGGCCCCACCGTTCGGTGGAACGGCCGCCGGCATGGCCGGCGAAAGGATCGACGATGGGCCAAAGCATGGAGCCCTGAGCAGATTGCCCGACGCTTGCCGATCGACTTCCCGGACGACAAGACGATGCGCATCAGCCACGAAGCCATCTATCAGGCTCTCTTCGTTCAGGGCCGCGGTGTACTACGCAGAGAACTGACGGCCTGCTTGCGAACCGGACGCGTGTTGCGCGTGCCCAGGGGGCGCGTACGCAGGCGGGGCAAGGGCTTTGTCTCGCCGGAGATCATGATCAGTGAGCGCCCCGCTGAAGCGGCCGATCGAGCCGTGCCGGGACATTGGGAGGGAGACCTCATCCTCGGTCTTGGCAGCTCGGCGATCGGCACGTTGGTCGAACGCACCACGCGCTTCACAATGCTATTGCACCTTCCCCGGTTAGCGGGGCATGGCGAAGCTCCGCGCGCGAAGAACGGGCCCGCCCTCGCGGGACATGGGGCCGAAGCCGTGCGCGACGCGATCACGCGCACCATCATCACTTTGCCCGAAGAACTACGTCGCACGCTGACTTGGGATCAAGGAGCCGAAATGGCTCAGCACGACCGCCTAAAGATCGATGTGGGCATCCAAGTCTACTTCTGCGACCCGCAAAGCCCTTGGCAGCGCGGCACTAACGAGAACACCAATGGGTTGCTGCGGCAGTACTTTCCGAAAGGTACAGACCTGAGCATCCACAGCGCCGACGAGATATCCGCTGTAGCAGCGGCCCTCAACGCCCGACCGAGAAAGACACCGGGCTGGAAAACGCCGGCAGAAGCGCTTGACGAATTACTGTCATGA
- a CDS encoding zinc ribbon domain-containing protein, with translation MVSSNVPTSRHHGAPKHGDALLAGLIRCKRCGRKLTLRYSGMENHIPRYSCSRAWMDNGGPHCIAFGGLRVDDAIEEALLGIVGPGAVAAATAAAKGARERRDQVRDALSRDLEAARYAADRAFRQYDAADPANRLVASELEARWNRALAHATEVEAKIAMHDAATPAPLADPALLGVLASNLKTVWDAPTTDARLKKRIVRTLIHEVVADIDDAASEIVLIVHWVGGAHSELRLPKRRRGQRNSTSADIVQAVRQLVLIASDDLIAGLLNRNGLKTGNGNRWTRERVTSMRSNYHIPVFKPAEDGIEPWLNLGNAAKLLKIAPKTLRLAAEAGEIESIHPLPDGPWIFARTGLITTAAQSLAERARQNPKYPAGSHPNQQSLFSSTT, from the coding sequence ATGGTCAGCAGCAATGTTCCCACCAGCCGGCATCACGGCGCGCCCAAGCATGGTGACGCGTTGCTGGCCGGTCTGATCCGCTGCAAGCGCTGCGGTCGCAAGCTCACACTCCGGTACTCCGGCATGGAAAACCATATCCCGCGCTACAGCTGCAGCCGCGCCTGGATGGACAATGGCGGGCCTCACTGCATCGCCTTCGGCGGACTGCGCGTCGATGACGCCATCGAGGAAGCACTGCTTGGCATCGTGGGTCCGGGCGCTGTCGCCGCCGCAACCGCTGCCGCCAAGGGAGCCAGGGAACGGCGCGATCAGGTCCGCGATGCTCTCAGTCGCGACCTCGAAGCGGCGCGCTATGCCGCCGACAGGGCTTTCCGGCAATACGATGCGGCTGATCCCGCGAACCGGCTGGTGGCCAGTGAGCTGGAAGCCCGCTGGAACAGGGCGCTCGCTCACGCGACGGAGGTTGAGGCCAAGATCGCCATGCATGATGCGGCGACGCCCGCACCCCTTGCTGATCCAGCCTTGCTCGGCGTTCTGGCCTCCAACCTCAAAACGGTCTGGGATGCGCCGACGACGGATGCTCGCCTTAAGAAGCGCATTGTGCGCACCCTCATCCATGAGGTCGTGGCCGATATCGACGACGCGGCCTCGGAGATCGTTCTCATCGTCCATTGGGTGGGGGGCGCCCACAGCGAGTTGCGCTTGCCGAAGCGCCGGCGTGGACAGCGCAACAGCACCTCTGCCGATATCGTCCAGGCCGTGCGTCAACTGGTGCTGATCGCCAGCGACGATCTGATTGCCGGCCTCCTCAATCGCAACGGCCTCAAGACCGGTAACGGCAATCGATGGACCCGCGAGCGCGTCACATCAATGCGCTCGAACTACCACATCCCGGTGTTCAAGCCCGCCGAGGACGGGATCGAGCCATGGCTTAACCTTGGCAATGCCGCAAAGCTCCTGAAGATCGCGCCCAAGACGCTCCGGCTGGCCGCTGAAGCCGGCGAGATCGAATCCATCCATCCTCTGCCGGATGGTCCTTGGATCTTCGCCCGCACCGGGCTGATAACAACTGCTGCTCAATCTCTCGCCGAACGAGCGCGACAGAACCCAAAATACCCCGCGGGATCGCATCCCAATCAGCAAAGTCTCTTCTCTTCAACAACATAG